In the genome of Salmo trutta chromosome 18, fSalTru1.1, whole genome shotgun sequence, one region contains:
- the LOC115152917 gene encoding LOW QUALITY PROTEIN: disks large-associated protein 5-like (The sequence of the model RefSeq protein was modified relative to this genomic sequence to represent the inferred CDS: substituted 1 base at 1 genomic stop codon) → MSNKQAAVKVDKPLEETRAASPTPPSAEEQEDEKMVDLVHPAPEPVSAQANRIPHSAPTLSSFAPQGFVFQAPAGLSSFNLNPLTPRSADSFFKPSVSVLHPVPLCPSDNLVPKMELSALSPAKSPAHSPPRPSPTLAPRCLPSPKEAEHDLPYFRSVVVSETERLTELCQQWEPWVYDASVPEEMCDRMRTAVGQTRLLMKERFGQFSGLVDDXAGQRREDLQGFWDMVYYQVEDVNKKFGALKEAESKGWQEESKPPSRQRKVVKKLSSALVAKPASGAVAKSRLAAIKAAIKAKQQAAKAALWTTLLQLPRTPRRRPRPQNHRWWCSREAFSRWRVLPNSQAL, encoded by the exons ATGAGCAATAAGCAGGCTGCTGTGAAAGTGGACAAGCCATTAGAGGAGACTAGGGCTGCCAGCCCCACACCCCCTAGTGCAGAGGAGCAGGAGGATGAGAAGATGGTAGACCTTGTTCATCCAGCTCCAGAACCTGTCTCAGCCCAGGCCAACCGCATCCCACATTCAGCCCCCACCTTGTCCTCCTTCGCCCCCCAGGGCTTTGTGTTCCAGGCCCCAGCAGGCCTGTCCTCCTTCAACCTCAACCCTCTCACTCCCCGCTCTGCAGACTCCTTTTTCAAACCCAG TGTCTCAGTTCTACACCCTGTTCCACTCTGTCCCTCTGATAACCTGGTGCCCAAAATGGAGCTCAGTGCTCTCTCTCCTGCCAAGTCCCCTGCTCACTCCCCACCTCGCCCTTCTCCTACTCTGGCCCCTCGGTGTCTACCGAGTCCCAAGGAAGCAGAGCATGATTTGCCCTACTTCAG gtcAGTGGTAGTCAGTGAGACAGAGAGGCTGACAGAACTTTGTCAGCAGTGGGAGCCCTGGGTATATGATGCCTCTGTCCCTGAAGAGA TGTGTGACCGTATGCGTACGGCGGTGGGCCAGACCAGGCTGCTGATGAAGGAGAGGTTTGGTCAGTTCTCTGGCCTGGTGGATGACTGAGCTGGGCAGAGGAGAGAAGACCTGCAAGGCTTCTGGGACATGGTGTACTACCAG GTAGAGGACGTGAACAAGAAGTTTGGTGCTCTGAAGGAGGCAGAGTCTAAAGGTTGGCAGGAGGAAAGCAAACCCCCATCACGGCAGAGGAAGGTGGTCAAGAAGCTGTCCTCTGCTCTGGTGGCTAAGCCTGCCAGTGGTGCTGTCGCCAAGTCTCGTCTGGCTGCCATCAAGGCTGCAATAAAGGCCAAGCAGCAGGCTGCAAAGGCAGCACTGTGGACGACCCTGCTCCAGCTCCCGAGGACCCCCAGGCGGAGACCCAGGCCCCAGAACCACCGGTGGTGGTGTTCCAGGGAGGCTTTTTCCAGGTGGAGAGTCCTGCCAAACTCACAG GCTCTGTGA
- the LOC115152919 gene encoding disks large-associated protein 5-like, producing MKKLAHYKEKKELVKEKEKRAREKKGVFKVGLYRPEAQPLVPLPQASAATIKARATTPLVQPQSTRVTRSTMRQQAPKVTFGGLQVYISSAHVFI from the exons ATGAAAAAGCTTGCCCACTACAAAGAGAAGAAGGAGCTtgtgaaggagaaagagaagagggcaAGGGAGAAGAAGGGGGTGTTCAAGGTTGGGCTGTACCGGCCAGAGGCCCAGCCCCTGGTCCCTCTGCCGCAGGCCTCAGCTGCCACAATCAAAGCCAGG GCAACAACGCCACTGGTCCAGCCCCAATCCACCAGAGTGACTCGCTCCACCATGAGGCAGCAGGCCCCCAAGGTGACTTTTGGGGGCCTACAAGTCTACATTAGTTCTGCACATGTCTTTATATAA